One window of the Populus trichocarpa isolate Nisqually-1 chromosome 9, P.trichocarpa_v4.1, whole genome shotgun sequence genome contains the following:
- the LOC7457563 gene encoding uncharacterized protein LOC7457563, with the protein MACLSIFLAFLLTLSTLNGINAVEYTVTNRAPTTPGGIRFSNELGDNYTIKTMDQATIFFWRLFQQNTEADRKDVPRVSLFVDDMERIAYASNNEIHVGDDYIEGIKGDIKWDFNGVLYHEMAHTWQWDGSAGTKAPVELIEGIADFMRLKANYAPSHWVKPGQGDSWDQGYDVTARFLDYCNDLRNGFVAELNKKMRVTYSDNFFVELLGKPVDQLWRDYKANFGN; encoded by the coding sequence ATGGCTTGCCTATCTATCTTCCTCGCCTTTCTTCTAACCCTATCGACCCTAAATGGCATCAATGCCGTGGAGTACACTGTTACCAATCGGGCTCCAACGACCCCTGGTGGCATCCGATTCAGTAACGAACTTGGAGACAATTACACCATAAAGACGATGGATCAAGCAACTATCTTCTTCTGGAGACTCTTCCAGCAAAATACCGAAGCAGACAGAAAGGACGTGCCCCGTGTGTCCTTGTTTGTCGACGACATGGAAAGGATCGCCTACGCAAGCAACAACGAAATTCATGTAGGTGACGATTACATTGAAGGCATTAAAGGTGACATCAAGTGGGATTTCAATGGTGTGCTTTACCATGAGATGGCACACACTTGGCAATGGGATGGGTCCGCGGGCACGAAAGCTCCTGTTGAATTGATTGAAGGGATTGCTGATTTTATGAGGCTAAAAGCTAACTATGCACCTAGCCATTGGGTGAAACCAGGGCAGGGTGACAGTTGGGATCAAGGGTATGATGTTACAGCTAGGTTTCTGGACTACTGCAATGATCTTAGAAATGGGTTTGTGGCAGAACTTAACAAGAAGATGAGGGTTACTTACAGTGATAACTTCTTTGTTGAGTTGCTAGGAAAGCCTGTTGATCAGTTGTGGAGGGACTACAAGGCCAATTTTGGGAACTAA
- the LOC7457562 gene encoding uncharacterized protein LOC7457562, translated as MFRHVYVLSLLVLLAINTVSAVDYTVTNRATATAGGARFITDIGVDYSKQTLASATDFIWETFQQSNAADRKNIQTVNLFIDVMDGVAYSVNDEIHVSDSYIASYSGDVRTEITGVLYHEMTHIWQWNGNGQAPGGLIEGIADFVRLKANYAPSHWVQPGQGDRWDQGYDVTAKFLDYCNDLRNGFVAELNKKMMTGYSAQYFVDLLGKTVDQLWTDYKARYGQ; from the coding sequence ATGTTTCGCCATGTTTATGTCCTCTCTTTGCTAGTACTCCTAGCAATCAACACCGTCTCAGCAGTGGACTACACTGTCACCAACAGAGCTACTGCAACTGCTGGTGGAGCCCGATTCATCACGGACATCGGGGTCGATTACAGCAAGCAAACTCTAGCATCTGCTACAGATTTCATATGGGAGACCTTCCAGCAAAGTAATGCCGCGGacagaaaaaatattcaaacagtCAACTTGTTCATAGATGTCATGGATGGGGTTGCCTACTCAGTCAACGATGAAATCCATGTTAGCGACAGTTATATAGCAAGTTATTCAGGTGATGTCAGAACAGAAATCACTGGGGTACTTTACCATGAAATGACACACATATGGCAATGGAATGGTAATGGACAAGCCCCAGGTGGACTAATTGAAGGGATTGCTGATTTTGTAAGGTTGAAGGCGAACTATGCACCTAGTCACTGGGTGCAACCAGGGCAGGGTGACAGGTGGGATCAAGGTTATGATGTTACGGCTAAGTTTTTGGACTATTGTAATGATCTTAGAAATGGGTTTGTTGCTGAGCTTAACAAGAAGATGATGACTGGCTATAGTGCTCAGTACTTTGTTGATCTGCTAGGGAAGACCGTTGATCAGCTCTGGACAGACTACAAGGCCCGGTACGGGCAATAG
- the LOC112328693 gene encoding methylthioribose kinase isoform X1: protein MVFTEFRPLDEKYLVEYIKATPALSDKIGNNFDDLKIKEVGDGNLNFVYIVVSPAGSFVIKQAIPYIRCIGESWPMTKERAYFEALTLREHGRWSPENVPEVYHFDRIMSVIGMRYLEPPHIILRKGLVAGIEYPLLAEHISDYMAKTLYHTSLLFHTTTEHKHNVAEFCGNVELCRLTEQVVFSDPYKVSEYNRWTSPYLDRDAEAVREDNILKLEVAELKSKFCERAQALVHGDLHTGSVMVTHESTQVIDPEFAFYGPMGFDIGAFIGNLILAFFAQDGHADQGNDRKTYKEWILRTIKETWSLFYKKFTALWDEHKDGSGEAYLPGIYNNPELHQLVQRKFMQDLFHDTLGFGAAKMIRRIVGVAHVEDFESIPDASKRAQCERPALDLAKMLIKERRKLQSIDEVVSAIQQLQ from the exons ATGGTATTCACAGAGTTCAGGCCACTGGACGAGAAATATTTAGTGGAGTACATTAAGGCCACTCCTGCTTTGTCAGATAAGATCGGCAACAATTTCGACGACTTGAAGATCAAAGAAGTTGGCGATGGAAATCTCAATTTCGTCTACATCGTTGTTAGCCCAGCTGGTTCTTTTGTCATCAAGCAG GCAATTCCATACATACGTTGTATTGGAGAATCATGGCCAATGACTAAGGAAAGAGCATACTTTGAGGCATTGACACTTAGAGAGCATGGCCGATGGAGCCCTGAAAATGTGCCTGAAGTTTATCATTTTGACCGTATTATGTCTGTGATTGGTATGCGATATTTGGAGCCCCCACATATAATCCTGAGAAAAGGGTTGGTTGCTGGAATTGAGTATCCATTGCTAGCAGAACACATATCAGATTATATGGCAAAGACTCTTTACCACACATCGCTTCTTTTTCATACTACCACTGAGCATAAACACAACG TTGCTGAATTCTGTGGGAACGTGGAGTTATGCAGGCTTACTGAGCAGGTTGTTTTCTCTGACCCTTACAAAGTATCCGAATATAACCGCTGGACTTCCCCTTATCTTGATCGTGATGCTGAGGCTGTCCgtgaagataatattttaaagcttGAAGTTGCTGAGTTGAAATCCAA gtTTTGTGAGAGAGCCCAAGCCTTAGTACATGGAGATCTCCACACTGGATCCGTCATGGTTACCCATGAATCTACTCAAGTTATAGATCCAGAATTTGCATTTTATGGTCCCATGGGTTTTGATATTGGAGCTTTTATTGGAAACTTGATATTGGCTTTTTTTGCTCAAGATGGACACGCTGATCAAGGGAATGACCGAAAA ACATATAAAGAGTGGATTTTGAGGACAATTAAAGAGACCTGGAGTCTTTTCTACAAGAAGTTCACTGCACTGTGGGACGAGCACAAGGATGGCTCTGGTGAGGCATATCTTCCAGGAATTTATAATAACCCTGAGCTTCATCAGCTTGTACAGAGAAAATTCATGCAAGACTTGTTCCATGACACCTTGGGATTTGGTGCGGCCAAAATGATAAG GAGAATTGTTGGTGTAGCTCATGTGGAGGATTTTGAATCAATTCCTGACGCTAGCAAACGAGCCCAATGTGAGCGGCCGGCTCTTGACCTGGCGAAGATGCTTATCAAGGAAAGGCGAAAATTACAGTCCATAGATGAAGTTGTATCAGCCATTCAGCAACTGCAGTGA
- the LOC112328693 gene encoding methylthioribose kinase isoform X2, with translation MVFTEFRPLDEKYLVEYIKATPALSDKIGNNFDDLKIKEVGDGNLNFVYIVVSPAGSFVIKQAIPYIRCIGESWPMTKERAYFEALTLREHGRWSPENVPEVYHFDRIMSVIGMRYLEPPHIILRKGLVAGIEYPLLAEHISDYMAKTLYHTSLLFHTTTEHKHNVAEFCGNVELCRLTEQVVFSDPYKVSEYNRWTSPYLDRDAEAVREDNILKLEVAELKSKFCERAQALVHGDLHTGSVMVTHESTQVIDPEFAFYGPMGFDIGAFIGNLILAFFAQDGHADQGNDRKTYKEWILRTIKETWSLFYKKFTALWDEHKDGSGEAYLPGIYNNPELHQLVQRKFMQDLFHDTLGFGAAKMIRENCMAMSSSFVPSKATK, from the exons ATGGTATTCACAGAGTTCAGGCCACTGGACGAGAAATATTTAGTGGAGTACATTAAGGCCACTCCTGCTTTGTCAGATAAGATCGGCAACAATTTCGACGACTTGAAGATCAAAGAAGTTGGCGATGGAAATCTCAATTTCGTCTACATCGTTGTTAGCCCAGCTGGTTCTTTTGTCATCAAGCAG GCAATTCCATACATACGTTGTATTGGAGAATCATGGCCAATGACTAAGGAAAGAGCATACTTTGAGGCATTGACACTTAGAGAGCATGGCCGATGGAGCCCTGAAAATGTGCCTGAAGTTTATCATTTTGACCGTATTATGTCTGTGATTGGTATGCGATATTTGGAGCCCCCACATATAATCCTGAGAAAAGGGTTGGTTGCTGGAATTGAGTATCCATTGCTAGCAGAACACATATCAGATTATATGGCAAAGACTCTTTACCACACATCGCTTCTTTTTCATACTACCACTGAGCATAAACACAACG TTGCTGAATTCTGTGGGAACGTGGAGTTATGCAGGCTTACTGAGCAGGTTGTTTTCTCTGACCCTTACAAAGTATCCGAATATAACCGCTGGACTTCCCCTTATCTTGATCGTGATGCTGAGGCTGTCCgtgaagataatattttaaagcttGAAGTTGCTGAGTTGAAATCCAA gtTTTGTGAGAGAGCCCAAGCCTTAGTACATGGAGATCTCCACACTGGATCCGTCATGGTTACCCATGAATCTACTCAAGTTATAGATCCAGAATTTGCATTTTATGGTCCCATGGGTTTTGATATTGGAGCTTTTATTGGAAACTTGATATTGGCTTTTTTTGCTCAAGATGGACACGCTGATCAAGGGAATGACCGAAAA ACATATAAAGAGTGGATTTTGAGGACAATTAAAGAGACCTGGAGTCTTTTCTACAAGAAGTTCACTGCACTGTGGGACGAGCACAAGGATGGCTCTGGTGAGGCATATCTTCCAGGAATTTATAATAACCCTGAGCTTCATCAGCTTGTACAGAGAAAATTCATGCAAGACTTGTTCCATGACACCTTGGGATTTGGTGCGGCCAAAATGATAAG GGAAAACTGCATGGCAATGTCCTCATCCTTTGTCCCATCTAAAGCCACTAAATAG
- the LOC7490070 gene encoding triacylglycerol lipase 1, with amino-acid sequence MERMLLIVFAIIISLFISTSAAGEFNFEANLHRRSPDETLCNQLIKPAGYSCTEHTVQTKDGYLVALQRLSSRNKDLGGQRGPPVLLQHGLFMAGDAWFLGSPEQSLGFILADEGFDVWVGNVRGTFWSHGHISLSEKDKEFWDWSWEELALFDLAEMIHHVHSVTSSKVFIVGHSQGTIMSLAALIQPNVVEMVEAAALLCPISYLDHVTAPLVLRMVALHLDQMVLAMGIHQLNFRSKILIDLLDSICDGHIECADLLTSITGKNCCFNSSSVDFFFEFEPHPSSAKNLRHLFQMIRKGTFSHYDYGMFKNLELYGQLNPPAFDLSLIPKTLPLWMGYGGHDSLADVTDVERTLKELQAKPELLYLENYGHLDFLLSTQGKEDVYNNMIAFFRSLGKSSSS; translated from the exons ATGGAGAGGATGTTACTGATCGTTTTCGCAATAATAATCTCACTTTTCATTTCCACATCTGCCGCCGGAGAATTCAATTTCGAAGCCAATCTCCATCGCCGATCACCGGACGAGACTCTGTGTAATCAGCTCATTAAACCAGCCGGTTATTCTTGCACCGAACACACT GTACAAACTAAAGATGGTTACTTGGTAGCTCTTCAACGCTTGTCTTCACGTAACAAGGATCTAGGAGGGCAGAGGGGTCCTCCTGTCTTGCTTCAACATGGACTCTTTATG GCAGGTGATGCATGGTTTTTAGGTTCTCCAGAGCAGTCACTGGGCTTCATCCTTGCAGATGAGGGTTTTGATGTATGGGTTGGCAATGTGCGTGGTACATTTTGGAGTCATGGACACATATCCTTATCTGAGAAAGACAAG GAATTTTGGGACTGGAGTTGGGAGGAGTTGGCTCTATTTGATCTTGCTGAAATGATACACCATGTACATTCAGTAACAAGCTCTAAAGTTTTCATCGTTGGACATTCACAG GGGACCATCATGTCTTTAGCTGCTCTCATTCAGCCAAATGTTGTGGAAATGGTCGAAGCTGCTGCTCTACTGTGTCCAATATCATACTTGGACCATGTAACTGCTCCTCTTGTTCTCAGAATGGTTGCCTTGCATCTTGATcag ATGGTCCTTGCCATGGGCATTCATCAATTGAATTTTAGAAG TAAAATCTTAATTGACCTTTTGGATTCCATATGCGATGGTCATATAGAATGCGCTGACTTGCTAACTTCCATAACAG GGAAGAATTGTTGCTTTAATAGCTCAAGTGTGGacttcttttttgaatttgaacCTCACCCATCATCAGCAAAAAACTTGCGCCATCTCTTTCAGA TGATTCGTAAAGGAACTTTCTCTCACTATGACTACGGGATGTTTAAAAATTTGGAGCTATATGGTCAGTTAAATCCCCCAGCATTTGATCTCAGTCTCATACCCAAGACATTGCCATTATGGATGGGCTATGGAGGCCATGATTCTTTAGCAGATGTGACAGATGTGGAGCGAACTCTGAAGGAGTTACAGGCCAAACCAGAATTGCTTTATCTTGAGAACTATGGTCACTTGGACTTCCTTTTGAGCACACAAGGAAAGGAAGATGTTTACAACAATATGATCGCATTTTTCAGGTCGTTGGGGAAGTCCAGTAGTTCTTAA